CTCCTAGAATTTATACACTGCAGTAAAAATTTTAAAGTCGGGCATAATATAGTGCTTAATCATCTGTTAAATGATATGAAGGGTTCAATAAAAGTCGTGATAGTTGACGGTTTAAACCTCTACAGGGAAGGTATCATCAAAATTTTAGAAAAAGAAGATGATATCGATATTGTAGGTGAGTCTTCAATTAGTATTGAAGCCGTTAAACTTGCTCAGGATAAGAAGCCCGACGTTATGATTCTTGACTCTAAACCAAACATAAATTGTTTTGAGATAGTACGGCTGGTTAAACAGAAATCCATCAATACAGGTTTGCTCTTGTTATTGGATGCATATGACGAAGACCTTGTTATTTCAGCCATACAGGCGGGGGCCAGTGGATTTGTTTTAAAGATGTCAGGCTCTGAAGAGCTCATAAAGGCTGTCAGGATTGTAGCAGCGGGTGAGTTATGGGTAAAGAGACAAACGACCGAAAATCTTATTAAAACATTTATGACCCAGCATAACGGTGGCCGTAGTTATTATGAACACATTTTGGACAACCGGCTCACAAAAAAACAATTAGAAGTGGTGAAGCTCGTGATAATGGGTTGTTCAAATAAAGAAATAGCTCAAAAGCTTTTTATAAGTGAGAAGACTGTCAAATCCCATCTGTATAGAATTTTTAAGAAATTAAAAGTAAACAGGCGAGTACAGCTCGCCAAGTATGACTCCCTAATGGCGTTTCCTCGACTCAAAGAAAACAATTTTTAGGTCAAAGAAACAAACTTAAGACGTGTTTCATACCTTAATTAAGTCTTTTTTCATACTTTTGACTGATTTTCCTCACTGAAATCTTAATTATATTTATAGACAAAAATCCCCCGAGAGGGAGGCTCTCGGAGGATTAAGCGCCAATGCAGGATAAACTGCATCAGCTTTGGATAGTATACAAATTAAAAACAGCATCAAGTCAACAACTTTTCTTTAACCAAATACTATAAACTTGCGCGCTTGGTCCTCCTCCTTATCGGGTAATCAGGAGGATGGGCTTCATTGTTGTCACTTCTAAAAAAGCGCAATCAGATTAACCAATATGTAATCGTTATAACTTCTTGCTGGATATTGTTATTTTTGGGTTGTGGCGGAGGCGATAGCGAGGAAATGGACGTTACTAGCTCAACTCTTACGGCAACAGGGATAGATTTTTCCCATAACAATTTTTATACTGAAGACGAATTAACGCAAGCACTGGTCGAAGTTGACGATTACTTAGAAATGGCGCTTGATTGCGCAAAAACTGCATATCCCGACATGGCAGATGTTATAGATTCGGTGCCTGCGAATGATTTACATATTGTAGTAATGTTCCCTGAGTTTTTCGACTCTGAAATTGGTAGGGAAGGATTTCAGTGTAAGTCCGCTAAATCGGGAAATTGTACGGGAGAATATAGAATTGGGAGATCAACTATTCTTATAACTCCTTCGCTAGACGCACTAGGTCATGAAATGTCTCACTGGATAAACGATATGATATTTGGTTCAACTAGCCATGACGATCCTGACGATTTAACTAATCTATGCCCGATTGCACCAGTATGTCATTCGTACTCTTCAAATAGAAATCTTATAGCGTGTAGAAATTAATCTAAGACAAGAGAGTTTAAATCCTAG
The window above is part of the Thermodesulfobacteriota bacterium genome. Proteins encoded here:
- a CDS encoding response regulator transcription factor, with the protein product MKGSIKVVIVDGLNLYREGIIKILEKEDDIDIVGESSISIEAVKLAQDKKPDVMILDSKPNINCFEIVRLVKQKSINTGLLLLLDAYDEDLVISAIQAGASGFVLKMSGSEELIKAVRIVAAGELWVKRQTTENLIKTFMTQHNGGRSYYEHILDNRLTKKQLEVVKLVIMGCSNKEIAQKLFISEKTVKSHLYRIFKKLKVNRRVQLAKYDSLMAFPRLKENNF